Proteins encoded in a region of the Isosphaeraceae bacterium EP7 genome:
- a CDS encoding DUF1559 domain-containing protein, with protein sequence MSKRSIGLKGVDPNRLRLPGAVRLGFTLIELLVVISIIAVLIALLLPAVQSAREAARRIQCVNNLKQLGLAAHNYQSVNGTLPMGEAPGVISPFVSLLPYVEQTQVFNSLNFNTNFITLYSLDFLSNNLDSLTAGRTRISAYVCPSEVNTGVDNFGFGYWAATYGWNAGRWHIQTKQWDGLFGRSIDSTTGGQLVPKLPVVGFEGVTDGLSNTLLVAEVAAGPINQGVAPTRVSECYGLSNVGGPKSGTDPALLVEYCRNFDWKNPAGIAINAGLQWRYKGYSYMDGTIGRTWFNTILGPNKLCCAYGGTNMTAAIKPASSYHPGGVNTAFADGSVKFIKDTVNKDVWTGLGTRTGGEVISADSF encoded by the coding sequence ATGTCGAAGCGATCGATCGGTTTGAAGGGAGTCGATCCCAACCGACTGCGGCTTCCAGGGGCTGTGCGCCTCGGATTCACGCTCATTGAGCTGCTGGTCGTCATTTCCATCATCGCGGTCCTGATCGCATTGCTGCTCCCGGCCGTGCAATCGGCCCGCGAAGCGGCTCGCAGGATCCAGTGCGTCAATAATCTGAAGCAACTGGGGCTTGCTGCCCATAATTATCAGAGCGTCAACGGCACACTGCCGATGGGCGAGGCTCCGGGGGTCATCTCCCCATTCGTGTCACTGCTCCCGTACGTGGAACAGACGCAGGTCTTCAACTCGCTCAACTTCAACACGAACTTCATCACGCTCTACTCGCTCGACTTCCTGAGCAACAACCTCGACAGCCTGACCGCCGGCCGGACTCGCATCTCGGCCTACGTCTGCCCCTCGGAAGTGAACACCGGGGTCGACAACTTCGGCTTCGGCTACTGGGCCGCCACGTACGGGTGGAATGCGGGCCGATGGCACATCCAGACGAAGCAGTGGGACGGCCTCTTCGGCCGGTCGATCGACTCCACCACGGGTGGCCAGCTTGTTCCCAAGCTCCCCGTCGTCGGGTTCGAAGGGGTCACCGATGGCCTGAGTAACACGCTCCTCGTCGCCGAGGTGGCCGCGGGGCCGATCAACCAGGGCGTCGCCCCGACCCGAGTCTCGGAATGCTATGGGCTGTCGAATGTCGGCGGGCCCAAGAGCGGCACCGACCCCGCCCTTCTGGTCGAATATTGCCGCAACTTCGACTGGAAGAACCCGGCCGGCATCGCCATCAACGCGGGCCTGCAATGGCGCTACAAGGGCTATAGCTACATGGACGGGACGATCGGCAGGACCTGGTTCAACACCATCCTCGGCCCCAACAAGCTCTGCTGCGCTTACGGCGGGACGAACATGACTGCCGCCATCAAGCCGGCGTCTTCATATCACCCCGGTGGCGTGAACACCGCCTTCGCCGACGGAAGCGTCAAGTTCATCAAGGACACGGTCAACAAAGACGTCTGGACCGGACTCGGCACCCGAACCGGTGGCGAGGTCATCTCGGCCGACTCGTTCTGA
- a CDS encoding efflux RND transporter periplasmic adaptor subunit yields MPMKPHLVGSGLACLGVLAALGSGCGKTPIEATAKATSAGPPPVARVTTIVPERMTIRRVSEQPGQIEAAEVTPIHSKLSGYVRSVAVDIGDRVTQGQVMAELRMPEVEADLKQKRATIEQAQAEAKQAEAAVAVALAGVASAEAKVSEIQAGIRRAEADASRWQSEFARVQQLAQERALSGSLVDETRSKLGAAQSGLDEVKARVKSAEAALAESRAHLDRSRSDVQAAISHVEVTRFDAERAEAMAGYMKLEAPFDGVVTRRKLDTGQLTTPGTAGEPYFVVARSGIVTIAVGVPEADAPFVNAGDPAQVRLVALDGLKFEGKVTRTAWALESATRTLLAEIDLPNPDEVLRPGLYAYATIVAEERKDALTLPSTAVFKDGGKSFCVTVADKRAKRREIKLGLSEGKRTEVVSGLSDGEMVVEANAASLADGQPVERNLPLSDTPKPKS; encoded by the coding sequence CCGCGCTCGGCTCCGGCTGCGGGAAGACGCCCATCGAGGCCACCGCGAAGGCGACCTCGGCCGGCCCGCCGCCGGTTGCCCGGGTCACCACGATCGTCCCCGAGCGGATGACCATCCGGCGGGTGAGCGAGCAGCCGGGGCAGATCGAGGCGGCCGAGGTCACCCCCATCCATTCGAAGCTTTCCGGCTATGTGCGCAGCGTCGCCGTCGATATCGGGGACCGCGTGACGCAAGGCCAGGTGATGGCCGAGCTGCGGATGCCCGAGGTCGAGGCGGACCTCAAGCAGAAGCGGGCCACGATCGAGCAGGCCCAGGCCGAGGCGAAGCAGGCCGAGGCGGCTGTCGCGGTGGCGCTAGCGGGGGTCGCCAGTGCCGAGGCGAAGGTCTCGGAGATTCAGGCCGGCATCCGCAGGGCCGAGGCCGACGCGAGCCGCTGGCAATCGGAGTTCGCCCGCGTGCAGCAGCTCGCCCAGGAGCGGGCCCTCTCCGGGAGCCTCGTGGACGAGACGCGGAGCAAGCTCGGGGCGGCCCAGTCCGGCCTCGACGAGGTGAAGGCCAGGGTGAAATCCGCCGAGGCCGCACTCGCCGAGTCCAGGGCACACCTCGACAGGTCTCGCTCGGACGTCCAGGCGGCCATCTCGCACGTCGAGGTCACCCGCTTCGACGCCGAGCGGGCCGAGGCGATGGCCGGCTACATGAAGCTCGAAGCCCCCTTCGACGGCGTCGTCACCCGTCGCAAGCTCGACACCGGCCAGTTGACCACGCCGGGCACGGCGGGCGAGCCGTACTTCGTCGTCGCCCGCTCCGGCATCGTCACCATCGCCGTCGGCGTGCCCGAGGCCGACGCGCCGTTCGTCAATGCAGGCGACCCCGCCCAGGTCCGCCTGGTCGCCCTCGACGGCCTGAAATTCGAGGGCAAGGTGACGCGGACCGCCTGGGCCCTGGAATCGGCGACCCGGACGCTGCTCGCCGAGATCGACCTTCCCAACCCGGACGAAGTCCTGCGACCGGGGCTCTACGCCTACGCGACGATCGTCGCCGAGGAGCGCAAGGACGCCCTGACGCTCCCCTCGACCGCCGTGTTCAAGGACGGCGGGAAATCCTTCTGCGTCACCGTCGCGGACAAGCGGGCGAAGCGAAGGGAGATCAAGCTCGGCCTGAGCGAGGGTAAGCGGACCGAAGTCGTCTCGGGCCTTTCCGATGGCGAGATGGTCGTCGAGGCCAACGCAGCCTCGCTCGCCGACGGCCAGCCCGTCGAGCGGAATCTCCCGCTAAGTGACACCCCGAAGCCGAAGAGTTGA
- a CDS encoding DUF1549 domain-containing protein yields the protein MQATRRFPRVARLAGMLAAIFAAAYPAVGAEQGGAVEFLGRPAQLVVSPPSITLRDRRESVQLIVSGRFGGGVDRDLTHLVKVEVVPAGIVEVSPTGYVRPLADGSANLVVRLGDREASIPVEVASHGLPSRVSFRREVIAAFSVAGCNAGACHGTPSGKNGFKLSLRGFDPAADFAQLTRDQSGRRVNTLDPDASLILEKGEGRVPHEGGQRLVPDGDYATLLRDWLNGGAPADPVDLPGLVSIQVNTGTRVLHAPVARQQLSVVASFADGGSRDVTRLTVFSSSDEDVAKVDGDGLVTFGRPGEVAILARYLGQLVPIQLTYVDPGSSKPWPDPPVNNHVDKHLYAKMKLLGLAPADLSTDDVFIRRASLDLLGVLPKPEEVRAFLADGGADKRSRLIDSLLERPEYADFWALKWADLLGVNRRSIQAKGTYSFHLWLRDRIAQNRPFDEVVREIVAAKGSTFVNPPVNFFRNDRVAKDPQLLAQNTAQVFLGVRVSCAQCHNHPFERWTTDDYYGFTAFFSRVTSKSDPLYPRIARFNTGALVIEDDRSGEAIDIRTEKVVAPKFLGGEAPEIKPDQERRAVLASWMTSEGNPFFARQLANRTWHHLLGRGIIDPVDDVRDSNPAASKELLDQLAKELISSSYDVKKLIRTIMNSRIYQLGTLSDAQALGGEKYFVGAVVKMLPAEALLDALSAATDSPEVFGDPDRRNADVGQRRADKAAAVRETFGDLPVGMRATQLSDGDVLQHPFLSAFGQPARETSCECERTGDAGLGHALQLVNGPSIFQKLSKPDNRIGKLIGAGQEPPAILEELYLASLSRPPTDAERAAGLAYVVKAGDARKAWEDVQWTLLNSKEFLFRH from the coding sequence ATGCAAGCCACACGCCGTTTTCCCAGGGTTGCGCGACTGGCCGGGATGCTCGCGGCGATCTTCGCCGCGGCGTACCCGGCCGTCGGGGCGGAGCAGGGGGGGGCCGTCGAGTTCCTCGGCAGGCCCGCCCAACTCGTCGTCTCTCCCCCGTCGATCACGCTGCGCGATCGTCGCGAATCCGTTCAGCTCATCGTCTCCGGCCGATTCGGCGGCGGCGTTGACCGCGACCTGACCCATCTGGTCAAGGTGGAAGTGGTCCCCGCAGGCATCGTCGAGGTCTCTCCCACCGGCTACGTCAGGCCGCTGGCGGACGGGAGTGCGAATCTCGTCGTCCGTCTCGGGGACCGCGAGGCCAGCATCCCCGTCGAGGTCGCGAGCCACGGCCTTCCCTCGCGGGTGAGCTTCCGACGCGAGGTGATCGCCGCTTTCAGCGTCGCGGGTTGCAACGCTGGGGCCTGCCATGGCACTCCCTCCGGCAAGAACGGGTTCAAGCTTAGCCTGCGCGGGTTCGACCCCGCGGCCGATTTCGCCCAGCTCACCCGCGACCAGTCCGGCCGCCGGGTCAATACGCTCGACCCCGACGCCAGCTTGATTCTCGAGAAGGGTGAGGGGCGGGTTCCCCACGAGGGGGGCCAGCGGCTCGTCCCGGACGGCGATTACGCCACCCTCCTCCGCGACTGGCTCAACGGCGGTGCGCCGGCCGACCCGGTTGACCTTCCCGGTCTGGTGTCGATCCAGGTCAACACCGGCACCCGCGTGCTGCACGCGCCGGTCGCCCGCCAGCAGCTCAGCGTCGTTGCCAGCTTCGCCGACGGAGGTTCACGCGACGTTACCAGGCTGACCGTCTTTAGCAGCAGCGACGAGGACGTGGCCAAGGTCGACGGCGATGGCCTGGTCACGTTTGGCCGGCCGGGAGAGGTCGCCATCCTGGCCCGCTACCTCGGGCAGCTCGTCCCCATCCAGCTCACCTATGTTGACCCGGGTTCCAGCAAGCCCTGGCCCGATCCGCCGGTTAATAATCATGTCGACAAACATCTCTACGCCAAGATGAAGCTGCTGGGCCTGGCTCCGGCCGACCTCTCGACCGACGACGTCTTCATCCGTCGAGCATCGCTCGACCTCCTCGGCGTCCTGCCGAAGCCCGAAGAAGTCCGCGCCTTCCTGGCCGACGGCGGCGCCGACAAGCGATCCAGGCTGATCGATTCGCTGCTGGAACGCCCCGAATACGCCGACTTCTGGGCCCTGAAATGGGCCGACTTGCTGGGCGTCAACCGGCGTTCGATCCAGGCCAAGGGGACGTACTCGTTCCACCTCTGGCTCCGCGATCGGATCGCGCAGAACAGGCCGTTCGACGAGGTCGTGCGAGAGATCGTTGCCGCGAAGGGGAGCACGTTCGTCAACCCGCCCGTCAACTTCTTCCGCAACGATCGAGTGGCCAAGGACCCCCAGCTCCTGGCGCAGAACACCGCGCAGGTCTTCCTTGGTGTGCGGGTCTCATGCGCCCAGTGCCACAACCACCCGTTCGAGCGCTGGACGACCGACGATTACTACGGCTTCACCGCCTTCTTCTCCAGGGTGACGTCGAAGTCCGATCCGCTTTATCCTCGGATCGCCCGGTTCAACACCGGTGCGCTCGTCATCGAGGATGATCGGAGCGGCGAGGCGATCGACATCCGGACCGAGAAGGTCGTTGCCCCCAAGTTCCTCGGAGGAGAGGCCCCCGAGATCAAGCCCGACCAGGAGCGCAGGGCGGTTCTCGCCTCGTGGATGACCTCGGAGGGGAACCCCTTCTTCGCCCGCCAGCTCGCCAATCGGACGTGGCATCACCTGCTCGGGCGGGGGATCATCGACCCCGTGGACGACGTGCGAGACTCCAACCCGGCCGCTAGCAAGGAACTGCTCGACCAGCTTGCGAAGGAGCTGATCTCTTCGTCTTACGACGTCAAGAAACTGATTCGCACGATCATGAATTCGCGCATCTATCAGTTGGGGACGCTGTCCGATGCCCAGGCCCTGGGGGGCGAGAAATACTTCGTCGGGGCGGTCGTCAAGATGCTCCCCGCGGAGGCCCTGCTCGACGCCCTCTCGGCGGCGACCGACTCGCCCGAGGTCTTCGGCGACCCCGACAGGCGCAATGCCGACGTGGGCCAGCGAAGGGCCGACAAGGCGGCGGCGGTTCGCGAGACCTTCGGTGACCTGCCCGTCGGCATGCGTGCAACCCAGCTCTCCGACGGCGACGTGCTCCAACATCCGTTCCTCTCTGCCTTCGGCCAGCCCGCCCGCGAGACCTCCTGCGAGTGCGAGCGGACCGGGGACGCGGGCCTCGGCCACGCCCTCCAGCTCGTCAACGGCCCCAGCATTTTCCAGAAGCTGAGCAAGCCGGACAACCGGATCGGCAAGCTGATCGGCGCGGGCCAGGAGCCCCCCGCGATCCTCGAGGAGCTGTACCTCGCCAGCCTCAGCAGGCCGCCGACCGACGCCGAGCGAGCCGCCGGCCTCGCCTACGTCGTTAAGGCCGGCGATGCGCGGAAGGCCTGGGAAGACGTGCAGTGGACTTTGCTCAACTCCAAGGAATTCCTCTTTCGCCACTGA
- a CDS encoding WD40 repeat domain-containing protein codes for MSDYSHSTGIILRCVAIGALTFQTLATLAQEPAKSPAEKPKEPIPAARAEAPELKPGELPNGVVSVLGGGSRQWDVVRSVAYSPDGKILVSGCDDGSISSHDPLTGALLKIIKPKRVAAGEGTQGGSFGALFGLVFSPDSGVLAIASGDQQVKILEVEGWKQRDSLTGHTDAVINAIFTPDGKTIASTSDDHTSRVWDLATGKARLVLPHPVGFLSSSAISPDGKTLALGGWDHKIRIFDLADGYEVRTISGGDGRAMSLAFSPDGQMLAAAWLDGSIRLLDPADGSTRKNLSGHRGPVLALAFTSDGRSLVTGGSDGSLRVWSPASDQQPKVITGHSGPVLALSIHPDGKLLATVGADRSMQVWDLSTGLPAAGPSKVTGAILSVAYSANGRTVATGDSLGKVTIWKADTAESRITLDGHAGSVDAVALSADGKTLASAGEDAIVRLWSVADGSPLATLAGHKDSIASLSFSPDGKSLASAGADKTIIFWDVAAGARRLGFFAHTGAITSVAYSPDGQSVASASKDRAIRVWDQAEGRKRLEIEPDEDDDPDVIAYSPDGLILAATGHRDLSVKLWDASTGAPKRTLIGHRIRTVGVAFSPDGKSLATTAGDGTANLWDLATYKPTRQFALHAPRGEISQVAFSKDGHLATVNGNGTVYLIDPSIPAPTEPVQAAGR; via the coding sequence ATGTCTGACTATTCTCACTCAACCGGAATCATCCTTCGATGCGTCGCGATCGGGGCCCTGACATTCCAGACCCTCGCCACGTTGGCTCAGGAACCGGCCAAGTCGCCGGCCGAAAAGCCCAAGGAACCGATTCCAGCCGCAAGGGCCGAGGCCCCCGAACTGAAGCCGGGCGAGCTGCCCAACGGCGTCGTCTCGGTGCTCGGCGGCGGGTCTCGCCAGTGGGACGTCGTCCGCTCCGTCGCCTACAGCCCCGACGGGAAGATTCTCGTCTCCGGCTGCGATGACGGCTCAATCTCCAGCCATGACCCGCTCACCGGGGCGCTCCTGAAGATCATCAAGCCGAAGCGAGTGGCCGCCGGCGAGGGGACGCAGGGGGGCTCCTTCGGCGCCCTCTTCGGCCTCGTCTTCAGTCCCGACTCGGGCGTTCTCGCCATCGCCTCGGGCGACCAGCAGGTGAAGATCCTGGAAGTCGAGGGCTGGAAGCAGCGCGATAGCCTGACCGGACATACGGATGCCGTCATCAATGCCATCTTTACTCCCGATGGCAAGACGATTGCCTCGACTTCGGATGACCACACCTCACGCGTCTGGGACCTGGCCACCGGCAAGGCACGCCTGGTGCTCCCCCATCCGGTCGGGTTCTTGTCCTCCTCGGCCATCAGCCCCGACGGCAAGACGCTCGCCCTGGGGGGCTGGGACCACAAGATCCGGATCTTCGACCTGGCCGACGGTTACGAGGTGCGAACGATCTCCGGCGGCGATGGCCGCGCGATGTCGCTGGCCTTCTCACCGGACGGGCAGATGCTGGCCGCCGCCTGGCTCGACGGCTCGATCAGGCTGCTCGACCCGGCCGATGGATCCACGCGCAAGAACCTGAGCGGGCATCGCGGGCCGGTCCTCGCGCTGGCCTTCACCTCTGACGGTCGGTCCCTCGTCACGGGGGGCTCCGACGGCTCGCTCCGGGTCTGGTCGCCCGCATCCGATCAGCAGCCGAAAGTCATCACTGGCCACTCGGGCCCGGTCCTTGCACTATCGATCCACCCCGACGGCAAGCTCCTGGCGACCGTGGGAGCCGACCGTTCGATGCAGGTCTGGGACCTCTCCACCGGTCTTCCCGCGGCCGGCCCCTCCAAGGTGACGGGTGCCATCCTGTCCGTCGCCTACAGCGCAAACGGTCGGACCGTGGCCACGGGCGATTCCCTCGGCAAGGTCACGATCTGGAAGGCCGACACCGCCGAATCAAGGATCACCCTGGACGGACATGCAGGGTCGGTCGACGCCGTCGCCTTAAGCGCAGACGGCAAGACGCTTGCCTCCGCCGGCGAGGACGCAATCGTCCGACTCTGGTCGGTCGCCGACGGCTCGCCGCTCGCCACGCTCGCCGGACATAAGGATTCCATCGCTTCGCTCTCGTTCTCGCCCGACGGCAAGAGCCTCGCGTCGGCCGGCGCGGACAAGACGATCATTTTCTGGGATGTTGCCGCGGGTGCCAGGAGGCTCGGCTTCTTCGCCCACACCGGGGCCATCACCTCCGTCGCTTATAGCCCAGACGGCCAGTCAGTCGCCTCGGCCTCCAAGGACCGAGCGATCAGGGTCTGGGACCAGGCCGAGGGACGCAAGCGGCTGGAGATCGAGCCCGACGAGGATGACGATCCCGACGTGATCGCCTACAGCCCCGACGGCTTGATCCTCGCCGCAACCGGCCACCGCGACCTGAGCGTCAAGCTCTGGGACGCTTCCACAGGCGCCCCGAAGCGGACGCTCATCGGTCACCGGATTCGCACCGTGGGGGTCGCCTTCAGCCCCGATGGCAAATCACTGGCGACCACCGCCGGCGACGGCACGGCCAACCTCTGGGACCTGGCCACCTACAAGCCAACCCGCCAGTTCGCCCTGCACGCGCCCCGCGGCGAGATCAGCCAAGTCGCCTTCAGCAAGGATGGCCACCTCGCCACCGTCAACGGCAACGGGACCGTCTATCTGATCGACCCGTCAATCCCCGCTCCCACCGAGCCCGTCCAGGCCGCGGGTCGGTGA
- a CDS encoding TolC family protein, which produces MKTRMPVNRAGFIGGAVALLMLGAVEPQDGLPPMPATRAGTDARQDSLPQALPGDARRAEPEALAMPPGEPLGTPLVPGQVIQPIDLPGALRLAGANDLDIAIARERVAQSLAELQQARVMWLPSIYIGPNWIRHDGQAQVVEGQVRTISKSSLFLGATAAAGSSVSGPVPAGGPAQVSGLTSILRFSDAIFEPLAASQVLEARKVGIRTVTNDSLLGVAESYMDMQRAAGTLAIAREAATNAETLASLTESYARSGAGLDADYRRAVTERDRQRKNVEAAVGELEMASADLIRRTRLDPRLVVAPVEPPETVLRIVPENYPIDELITAGLRCRPELAEAQALVQATLTRLKQAKLRPFIPSLALRYSGGGFGGGTNGFFGNFNGRSDADVNLYWEVQNLGFADRAIARQRAAQQRTATLEMMKIQDRVASEVVQAEKGRIAASRQMERAGQALPEAQASLALNLTNIRRGAGLPGATRPIEVLQPIQALAQARADYLEAVLNYNRSQFRLYRALGRPPALNTPLIATAPPTETPPGPKPVRR; this is translated from the coding sequence ATGAAAACCAGGATGCCAGTGAACAGGGCCGGTTTCATCGGGGGGGCGGTCGCGCTCCTCATGCTCGGGGCCGTCGAGCCGCAGGACGGTCTGCCGCCCATGCCGGCAACGCGAGCCGGGACGGATGCACGTCAGGATTCTCTTCCCCAGGCCCTCCCCGGCGACGCACGGAGGGCCGAGCCCGAGGCCCTGGCCATGCCGCCCGGGGAGCCCCTGGGGACGCCGCTTGTCCCCGGGCAGGTCATCCAGCCGATTGATCTACCTGGGGCCCTCCGGCTGGCGGGGGCGAACGACCTCGACATCGCGATCGCCCGCGAGCGCGTCGCTCAATCCCTCGCCGAGTTGCAGCAGGCCCGCGTGATGTGGCTCCCGAGCATCTATATCGGGCCAAACTGGATTCGCCACGACGGCCAGGCCCAGGTCGTCGAGGGCCAGGTCCGCACCATCAGTAAGAGCTCGCTGTTCCTCGGGGCGACCGCCGCGGCCGGCTCCAGCGTCTCGGGCCCCGTCCCCGCGGGCGGCCCCGCGCAGGTTTCCGGGCTCACCTCCATCCTCCGCTTCTCGGATGCCATTTTCGAGCCGCTCGCCGCGAGCCAGGTCCTGGAAGCGAGGAAGGTCGGAATCCGGACCGTGACCAACGACTCCCTGCTCGGGGTCGCCGAGTCTTACATGGACATGCAGCGTGCGGCCGGGACGCTCGCCATCGCCCGCGAGGCCGCGACAAACGCGGAGACCCTGGCGAGCCTCACGGAATCGTATGCCCGGAGCGGGGCCGGGCTCGACGCGGATTATCGCCGGGCGGTCACCGAGCGGGACCGACAGCGGAAGAACGTCGAGGCAGCGGTGGGCGAGCTCGAGATGGCCTCCGCCGACCTGATTCGCCGAACGCGGCTCGACCCGAGGCTCGTCGTCGCCCCGGTCGAGCCGCCCGAGACCGTGCTCCGCATCGTCCCCGAGAATTACCCGATCGATGAGCTGATCACGGCAGGGCTCCGGTGCCGCCCCGAACTGGCCGAGGCCCAGGCCCTCGTCCAGGCGACGCTCACCCGTCTCAAGCAAGCGAAGCTCAGGCCGTTCATCCCGAGCCTCGCCCTACGATACTCCGGCGGCGGATTCGGCGGCGGCACGAATGGTTTCTTCGGCAACTTCAACGGACGCAGCGACGCCGACGTGAACCTCTACTGGGAGGTCCAGAACCTGGGATTCGCCGACCGGGCCATCGCCAGGCAGCGGGCCGCCCAGCAGCGGACGGCGACCCTGGAAATGATGAAGATCCAGGACCGTGTGGCCTCCGAGGTGGTCCAGGCCGAGAAGGGCCGGATCGCCGCATCGAGGCAGATGGAGCGGGCGGGCCAGGCCCTGCCCGAGGCTCAGGCCTCGCTCGCCCTGAATCTCACGAACATCCGACGAGGTGCGGGACTTCCCGGTGCCACCCGTCCCATCGAGGTACTCCAGCCCATCCAGGCACTCGCCCAGGCACGGGCGGACTATCTCGAAGCCGTCCTCAATTACAACCGATCCCAGTTCCGCCTCTACCGGGCCCTCGGTCGGCCGCCTGCCCTGAACACGCCCCTGATCGCGACCGCCCCACCGACCGAAACGCCTCCCGGCCCCAAGCCCGTCCGGCGGTGA
- a CDS encoding DUF1501 domain-containing protein, whose product MLSVEASDGVRLCDGLTRREALRVGGIGLGGLTLPGLLRHQALAAESGGSGRGPSFGRAKSVIVFCTNGGTAQMDSFDPKPDAPAEVKGPYKSISTSVPGVSLNEFLPRLSKLQHKTAILRAIHHNQTLHPTAIYLTLCGDTITRVVTPDSATMSREDRPHFGSVVAKMLPVPKDLPGWVMLPEAMGPNGPEWPGQFAGFLGSAYDPYRINSFPGSPGFSPGAVASNTEVSGDRVHDRRALLEQLGRGARYLDGVAATTSLDPHYVKAFDVISSPRAQKAFDLEAESPETRDRYGKHYFGQSCLMARRLVEAGVKLVQINWLRSNIGGPGGPGYDTHANHFAITRDQLYPPTDQAFSTLIEDLEERGLLDETLLVFHNEFGRTPKVNPRGGRDHWPQCYSTLLAGGGIKGGVVYGASDKIGAYPSADPVTPKDVLATIYHLLGIDVESILYDKLNRPHKLVHGEAIQALI is encoded by the coding sequence ATGCTGAGTGTGGAAGCGAGTGACGGGGTCAGGCTCTGCGACGGCCTGACTCGTCGCGAGGCCTTGCGGGTGGGCGGGATCGGGCTTGGAGGCCTGACTCTGCCGGGACTTCTGCGTCATCAGGCGCTTGCCGCCGAGTCGGGGGGCTCGGGACGTGGGCCCTCCTTCGGCCGGGCAAAGTCGGTGATCGTCTTCTGCACCAATGGCGGCACCGCCCAGATGGACTCGTTCGACCCCAAGCCGGACGCTCCGGCCGAGGTCAAAGGGCCCTACAAGTCGATCTCGACGAGCGTCCCCGGGGTCTCGCTCAACGAGTTCCTCCCGCGGCTGTCGAAGCTCCAGCACAAGACGGCGATTCTCAGGGCGATCCATCACAACCAGACGCTGCACCCCACGGCGATCTACCTGACGCTCTGCGGCGACACGATCACACGCGTCGTGACGCCCGACTCCGCCACGATGAGCCGCGAGGACCGGCCGCACTTCGGCTCGGTCGTCGCCAAGATGCTCCCCGTCCCCAAGGATCTCCCCGGTTGGGTCATGCTCCCCGAGGCAATGGGCCCCAACGGGCCGGAATGGCCCGGCCAGTTCGCCGGGTTCCTGGGGTCCGCCTATGACCCGTATCGGATCAACAGCTTCCCGGGCAGTCCCGGGTTCTCGCCCGGCGCGGTCGCCTCGAATACCGAGGTCTCGGGCGACCGGGTGCACGACCGTCGCGCCCTGCTCGAGCAACTTGGCCGCGGGGCTCGCTACCTCGACGGCGTCGCCGCGACCACCTCGCTCGATCCCCACTACGTCAAGGCGTTCGACGTCATCTCCTCGCCCAGGGCGCAGAAGGCGTTCGACCTCGAGGCCGAGTCCCCCGAGACCCGCGATCGCTACGGCAAGCATTACTTCGGCCAGTCTTGTCTGATGGCCAGGCGTCTGGTCGAGGCCGGCGTCAAGCTCGTGCAGATCAACTGGCTGAGGAGCAACATCGGCGGGCCGGGCGGGCCGGGTTACGACACCCATGCCAACCACTTCGCCATCACCCGTGACCAACTCTACCCGCCGACCGACCAGGCCTTCTCGACCCTGATCGAAGACCTGGAGGAGCGGGGCCTGCTCGACGAGACCCTGCTCGTCTTCCACAACGAGTTCGGCCGGACGCCCAAGGTCAATCCGCGTGGCGGGCGAGATCACTGGCCGCAGTGCTACAGCACGCTCCTGGCGGGCGGCGGCATCAAGGGCGGCGTCGTCTATGGAGCGTCCGACAAGATCGGCGCCTATCCCTCGGCCGACCCGGTCACGCCCAAGGACGTGCTGGCCACCATCTATCACCTGCTGGGCATCGACGTCGAGTCGATCCTTTACGACAAGCTCAATCGCCCCCACAAGCTGGTGCATGGCGAAGCGATTCAGGCGTTGATCTGA